In the genome of Massilia sp. UMI-21, the window TCGGCTTGGTCTGGTAGCCCTGGAACAGCGCGGTGAACGTGACCGCGATACCGAAGATAAAGCTTTTGAGCACACCGTTCAGTACGTCAGCGCGCACATCCACGCCGGCCTGCATCTGCGACCAGAAGGCGCCCTCGTCCACGCCGATCAGTTGCACACCGACCAGGTAGCCGCCGAACACGCCGACGGCCGAGAAGATGGCCGCCAGGATCGGCATGGCGATCACGCCGCCCCAGAAGCGCGGCGCCAGCACGCGCTGGACCGGGTTGATCGCCATCATTTCCATGGCCGAGAGCTGCTCGCCGGCCTTCATCAGACCGATCTGCGCGGTCAGCGAGGTGCCGGCGCGGCCGGCGAACAGCAGCGCGGTCACCACCGGACCGAGTTCGCGTACCAGCGCCAGCGCCACCACCTGGCCGAGGGCCTGCTCGGCCCCGTACTGGTTCAGCGTGTAATAACCCTGCAGGCCGAGGACCATGCCGACGAACAGGCCGGACACGATGATGATCACCAGCGAATAGTTGCCGATGAAATGGACCTGTTCGGAAATCAGGGCCGGACGCTTGAAGGCGCCGGGCGAGACGCCGAGCAGGTTGAAGAAGGAACGGGTGGAGAAGCCGACGCTGGCGACGGCTTCGCGCACGGTGCGGCCGACGGTTTCCAGGAAGCGCGTGATCATCATTTGCGCACTCCCAGGCCGAGGTCGTCGGCCAGCGACTTGCCCGGATAATGGAAGGGCACCGGGCCGTCCGGCGCGGCATTCACGAACTGTTTCACGTACGGGTCTTCCGAGACGCGCAGGTCGTCTGGCGTGCCTTCGGCGACGATCTTGCCCGCCGACA includes:
- the mlaE gene encoding lipid asymmetry maintenance ABC transporter permease subunit MlaE — encoded protein: MITRFLETVGRTVREAVASVGFSTRSFFNLLGVSPGAFKRPALISEQVHFIGNYSLVIIIVSGLFVGMVLGLQGYYTLNQYGAEQALGQVVALALVRELGPVVTALLFAGRAGTSLTAQIGLMKAGEQLSAMEMMAINPVQRVLAPRFWGGVIAMPILAAIFSAVGVFGGYLVGVQLIGVDEGAFWSQMQAGVDVRADVLNGVLKSFIFGIAVTFTALFQGYQTKPTPEDVSRATTRTVVIASLMVWGLDFVMTALMFNK